From Thalassovita sp.:
GTCGTCAAAGCCCATCCGGAAAACCAGTCCGGGGAAGTTTGGCATGAGCTGCGCGATCTGGCACAGACCGCGCCTTCGCTGCATCTGGTGGAGGCCAATGTGCATGACGTGCTGAATGGTGCATCGCTCTGTTGCAGTCTCGGCTCCAGCGTGAGTTTTGAGGCAATGCTGCATGATGTGCCATCGCTGGTCTTCTCACCCGTTGCGTTCCATCACAATGTGCTGATGGTCACGGATCTTGCCGATTTGCCAGCTTTGGCCGCTGAGGCGCGCCAAAAGGACTGGCCCAACTCTGAATATCTCTTCTGGTTCCTGCGTCAGAACTGTCTGGATCTGACCGGCAAGGGGTGGAAAGACAAAGCCGTGGAACGTGTGGAACACGCCATGCAGCAGCTGCACCAGCGCGCCGCCTGATCGTCAACTTGCCTCCGGGTGCTGCGGCTCGTAAAGTCGCGGCACTATCCACGGGAGCGCTAACATGACTGATCAACCTGTCCGCTGGGGCATTCTGGGCGCGGCCCGTTTTGCCCGCCAACATATGGCCCCGGCCATTCATGCTGCCGAAGGGGCGGAACTCGCGGCGCTTGCGACCTCCAGCGCGGAAAAATTCGCTGAATTTGCTGCTTTTGCGCCGGGGATCACCCATCACACCAGCTATGACGACCTGCTGGGCGATCCCAACATCGATGCGGTTTACATCCCGCTGCCAAATCACCTGCATGTGGACTGGGCCATCAAGGCGCTGGAGGCTGGTAAACACGTCCTATGTGAAAAGCCCGTGGGCATGGACGTGGCCCAGATTGACCGGCTGATCGCGGTGCGGGATCAGACGGGTCTGCTGGCGGCTGAGGCCTATATGATCGTGCATCACCCGCAGTGGCAGCGGGCGAAAGAACTGGTCGCAGATGGCACAGTGGGTGAGCTGTGCCATGTCAACGCGGCTTTCACCTTCCGCAATCTGGATCAGGGCAACATCCGCAATCAGGCGGAAAAGGGCGGCGGTGGCCTGCGTGATATTGGCGTCTACACCCTCGGCTCCGCCCGCTGGGCCACCGGACAGGAACCGGAACGCCTGAGCCATGCGCGGGTTCAGATGGAACATGGCGTCGATGTCTTTGCCGATGTTGGGTTTGATTTCCCCGGCTTCACCTATCAGGGTTTCACCTCCATCCGCATGGCGAACCGGCAAGAGGTGCATTTCCACGGCACGGAGGCTTTGCTGACCCTGACCTGCCCGTTCAACGCCAATGTCTTTGATCAGGCGGAGCTGCATATCAAACGCCCGGACGGCAGCACCACGGTGGAACGTTTTGCCGGCGTGAACCAATATGTGCTGCAGGTGCAGAACTTTGGCCGCACCATCCGGCAGGGGGCGCCGTACCCTTGGACGCTGGAACAGGCCCGCGGCACCCAGGCGATGCTGGATCAAATTTTGGCTACCGTCTGAATGAAGAAGGGGCGCCTCTGATCTGGCGCCCCCTTTCAATGTTCCCCAAATACTCCCGCGGAGGCGTGTTGCCTAACCGCTTGCGCTCACTTCAGACTGGCGCGCAGAACCCGCAGCATGTTGTCCCCCATCACCTTGCGGATCTGCGGTTCACTCAGACCTGCCAGCATCAATGCGTGGGTCAGGGCGGCCAGCTCAGAGGTGTCAAAAGCGGTCTCAACCGACCCGTCGAAATCTGACCCCAGTGACACGTGATCCTCCCCCAGTGTTTCCACAGCGGCCTTGATCATCTTGGCAATGCCGGCTGGCGTGATGTCATCACAGGCGGCGCCGGTCCAATACCCCATGCCGATGACGCCCCCCTTGTCGGCGATCGCTTTCATCAGGCTGTCCTGGTAGTTGCGTTTGACCGGGCAATAGCCATGCAGGCCCGAGTGGCTGACCACAATCGGCTGGTCGACCAGCGCCAGCACGTCGCGGGCCACGGCAGGGCTGGAGTGGGCCACATCAATCACCATGCCGCGTTTGGCGGCCTCACTCACAACGGCGGTGCCAAACTCGTTGAGGCCTGCGTTGCTGATCCCATGCAGCGATCCGCCCAACTCATTGTCAAAGAAGTGGTGCAGCCCGATCAGCCGGTAGCCCGCATCCTCCAGCGCATCCATATTGGCAATGTCACCTTCCAGCGCATGCGCACCTTCGATGCCAAGGATGCCTGCGGTCACCTGCGATCCGTTCTGGCGGGCGGCAATCACCTCTTCCAGATCCGCGAGGGAGCGGACGATTTTCAGGTGATCCGGTGCCTTGGCTTCAAAGCCGGCCAGCTTGTCAGCCTGATAGATCGCCCGCTGCAGCAGGCTGTCCCAGGTCCGCATCGGCCACAGCTGACCCACAGCAAGAAGGGTGATGTTGTCAAACGCCTCGGCCGAGTTCTGTTCGTAGTTCTGGCCTGAGGGCGATTTTGTCACCGCGGTAAAGACCTGCATGCCCACATTGCCTTCGCGCAGGCGGGGCAGGTCGACCTGGCCATAGGTGCCGCGTTCTGTCAGGTCGCGTTTCCACAGCAGCGGATCGGCA
This genomic window contains:
- a CDS encoding Gfo/Idh/MocA family oxidoreductase — encoded protein: MTDQPVRWGILGAARFARQHMAPAIHAAEGAELAALATSSAEKFAEFAAFAPGITHHTSYDDLLGDPNIDAVYIPLPNHLHVDWAIKALEAGKHVLCEKPVGMDVAQIDRLIAVRDQTGLLAAEAYMIVHHPQWQRAKELVADGTVGELCHVNAAFTFRNLDQGNIRNQAEKGGGGLRDIGVYTLGSARWATGQEPERLSHARVQMEHGVDVFADVGFDFPGFTYQGFTSIRMANRQEVHFHGTEALLTLTCPFNANVFDQAELHIKRPDGSTTVERFAGVNQYVLQVQNFGRTIRQGAPYPWTLEQARGTQAMLDQILATV
- a CDS encoding dipeptidase yields the protein MFKWIKRLFITALVLAVIAFAGFVTFAQAYVAKQRNGVIAHDPYPVSDAAAELHASLLVGDWHADPLLWKRDLTERGTYGQVDLPRLREGNVGMQVFTAVTKSPSGQNYEQNSAEAFDNITLLAVGQLWPMRTWDSLLQRAIYQADKLAGFEAKAPDHLKIVRSLADLEEVIAARQNGSQVTAGILGIEGAHALEGDIANMDALEDAGYRLIGLHHFFDNELGGSLHGISNAGLNEFGTAVVSEAAKRGMVIDVAHSSPAVARDVLALVDQPIVVSHSGLHGYCPVKRNYQDSLMKAIADKGGVIGMGYWTGAACDDITPAGIAKMIKAAVETLGEDHVSLGSDFDGSVETAFDTSELAALTHALMLAGLSEPQIRKVMGDNMLRVLRASLK